The Vibrio tarriae genome includes the window TATTCCTTATCGGCAAGATGCTTCAAGCCCCAATCTTTATACATGCGTGCATGTAAGAAGTATTGATTGATGGCAATAAGCTCATTAGCCAGTACTTTATTGAGATGTTGAATTATGACTGGATCACCTTTCATAGCATAGCCCTCCTCTTTGGCTCTATTAACTGTAGAACCAATTAGAGGAGAGTCAAAAAGAAGCTGTGATTAACTTGCCAGTTTAAACTGAGCAATCAGCGATTCTTCGATGATCTCTTTAGCTTGGCGTACACACTTACCACACTGAGAACCCAGTGCTGTACAGCGCTTGATGCCCTTGATATCCGTAATACCCTGTTCAGCAACCAATCTCCTAATCTTTTTGTCTGAGACACCATGACACAAACAAACGTACATAACCCAACCTCATTTCATTCATGAACAAAGAATAAAAGAGAATCACTCTTATTTCTACTGCGTTTACTGTTTTGCTCAGATCGGATTGTTATAAGAAAAATGGCGATAAGAAAGAGAAATGCTCAACTGAAAGTGCAGCGCCAACGCTCTGGTCATTTGGTCGATGCTAATGTGTTGTTTTGATTATGAGCGGGATAAAGCCAAAAGAAGATATAAGCCTAAGATGACTTATAACCAAAAATGAAAAAGGGAAGCAGAAGCTTCCCTTTTTCGATGCAGCATTGCGCGGCAAGATTAACGCGATTAAGCGATGATCTTAGCTACAACACCAGCACCTACAGTACGGCCACCTTCACGGATAGCGAAGCGTAGACCTTCGTCCATCGCGATTGGTGCAATCAAGTCTACAACCATCTTGATGTTGTCGCCTGGCATTACCATTTCTACGCCTTCTGGAAGCTCGATGCTGCCTGTTACGTCAGTTGTACGGAAGTAGAACTGTGGACGGTAACCTTTGAAGAATGGTGTATGACGGCCACCTTCGTCTTTTGACAGTACGTATACTTCTGATTCGAACTTAGTGTGTGGTGTGATTGAACCTGGCTTCGCCAGTACTTGACCACGCTCTACTTCTTCACGCTTAGTACCACGTAGTAGTGCACCTACGTTCTCACCTGCACGACCTTCGTCAAGCAGCTTACGGAACATCTCTACACCTGTACAAGTAGTTTTTACTGTGTCTTTGATACCTACGATCGCAACTTCGTCACCCACTTTCAGGATGCCGCGCTCGATACGGCCAGTTACTACTGTACCACGACCTTGGATTGAGAATACGTCTTCGATTGGCATCAGGAATGCCATGTCTACTGCACGCTCTGGCTCTGGAATGTATGAATCCAGTGCTTCTGCTAGCTCAACAATCTTCGCTTCCCACTGTGCTTCGCCGTTTAGCGCGCCTAGTGCTGAACCTTGGATTACTGGCAGGTCATCACCTGGGAAATCGTACTCAGACAGCAGCTCACGAACTTCCATTTCAACCAGCTCTAGAAGCTCTTCATCGTCAACCATGTCACACTTGTTCATGAATACGATGATGTAAGGAATACCTACCTGGCGACCCAGCAGGATGTGCTCACGAGTTTGTGGCATTGGACCGTCAGTTGCCGCTACAACTAGGATACCGCCGTCCATCTGTGCTGCACCGGTGATCATGTTCTTAACATAATCCGCGTGTCCTGGACAGTCTACGTGTGCGTAGTGACGGTTTGGAGTATCGTACTCTACGTGAGAAGTATTGATTGTAATACCACGCTCACGCTCTTCTGGTGCGTTGTCGATTGACGCGAAGTCACGAGCTTTACCGCCATATACTTTTGCAAGTACAGTACAGATAGCTGCAGTTAGAGTTGTTTTACCGTGGTCAACGTGGCCGATAGTACCAACGTTTACGTGCGGTTTCGTACGTTCAAATTTTTCTTTAGACACGATCGTGTTCCTTCCTAGTTATGATTCGCTTTGGGTAAGCTCTACCCAAGGCGCGCCAGAAATTGCTATTTTATGCGCCAACTCACGTCAGCGCAATAGATTCGTTATTAACCAAACAACGGTTAACCACGCTCTGCGATAATTGCGTCAGCAATATTTTTCGGCACATCAGCGTACTCAGCAAACTCCATAGAGTAAGAAGCACGGCCTTGTGTGGCAGAACGCAGGTCAGTTGCATAACCAAACATCTCAGACAGTGGGACTTTAGCGTGGATGATTTTCAGTCCCGCAGGACCTTCATCCATACCTTCGATGATGCCACGACGACGGTTTAAGTCACCCACAACATCACCCATCCAGTCTTCTGGTGTGGTTATTTCAACTTTCATTAACGGCTCAAGAAGAACAGGTTGAGCTTCAAGCGCACCTTTCTTGAATGCCATAGAACCAGCGATTTTAAACGCCATTTCGCTGGAGTCGACATCGTGGAATGAACCATCAAACAGGGTAGCTTTGACATCCAGCACTGGATAGCCCGCTAACACACCGTTGTTCATTTGCTCCTCGATACCTTTCGCAACTGGGTTGATAAATTCTTTTGGAATCACACCACCCGCGATTGCGTCAACGAAGACAAACCCTTGACCAGGCTCAGCAGGTTCAATTTTCAGCCATACGTGACCGTATTGACCACGACCACCTGACTGACGAACGAACTTACCTTCGACTTCCGATTTACCACGAATGGTTTCACGATAAGCCACCTGAGGTTTACCTACGTTACAATCGACACCAAACTCACGTTTCATGCGATCGACGATAATATCTAGGTGAAGCTCACCCATACCAGAAATCAGCGTTTGACCCGTTTCAGCGTCTGTCTCAACGCGGAATGATGGGTCTTCTGCCGCGAGTTTACCTAAAGCAATACCCATTTTTTCCTGATCAGCTTTAGAGCGAGGCTCTACTGCGATCTGAATTACTGGTTCAGGGAACTCCATACGCTCCAGAATCACAACATGATTCGGATCACACAAAGTATCGCCCGTAGTCACATCTTTCAGGCCGATAGCCGCAGCGATGTCACCCGCACGAATCTCTTTGATTTCATCACGCTTGTTAGCATGCATCTGTACGATACGGCCAAAGCGCTCTTTCTTTTGCTTCACTGAGTTATAAACCGCATCACCCGAGTTAACCACTCCAGAGTAGACGCGAATAAAGGTCAGCGAGCCAACAAAAGGATCGGTAGCAATCTTAAACGCGAGTGAAGAAAACGGTTCGTTATCGTCAGCATGACGCTCAACACTGTTTTCTCGATCATCAATACCTTTGATCGCAGGAACATCGGTTGGTGATGGTAGAAACTCAATCACCGCATCCAGAACTGCTTGCACGCCTTTGTTCTTAAATGCACTACCACAAGCTGCGAGAACAATTTCGTTGTTGATGGTGCGCTGACGCAGAGCTTGTTTGATCTCTACTTCGCTAAGTTCACCATCTTCAAGGTATTTTTCCATCAACTCTTCACTGGCTTCGGCTGCGGCTTCCACAAGGTGGTTACGCCACTCTTGGGCAAGCTCAAGCATATCCGCAGGAATTTCTTCATAAGTGAAGCTCATGCCTTGATCGGCTTCATTCCAGTTGATGGCTTTCATCTTGATAAGGTCGATGACACCTTTGAACTCTTCTTCTGCACCAATGTTGAGTTGGATAGGAACAGGGTTCGCACCAAGACGATGTTTAATTTGGCCTACTACGCGTAAGAAATCTGCACCGGCACGGTCCATTTTGTTGACGAATACCATGCGTGGAACGCCGTATTTGTCAGCTTGACGCCAAACGGTTTCAGACTGAGGTTCAACACCTGATGTGCCACAGAATACGACCACTGCACCATCAAGCACACGAAGCGAACGCTCTACTTCGATCGTAAAGTCAACGTGTCCAGGGGTATCAATGATGTTGATGCGATGTTCTTGGAATTGCGCTTCCATACCACGCCAGAAGGTGGTGGTGGCCGCAGAGGTAATGGTAATACCACGCTCTTGCTCTTGGACCATCCAGTCCATAGTCGCAGCACCGTCGTGAACTTCGCCAATTTTGTGAGAGAGGCCAGTGTAGAACAGAATACGCTCAGTAGTGGTTGTTTTTCCTGCATCTACGTGAGCACAGATACCGATGTTACGGTAGCGCTCAATAGGAGTTTTACGAGCCACGATTGTATCCTCTTACTAAGGTCAACCTTAGAAAATAGAAATGTGCTGCGAGAGAACCTCGCAGCACAGAAGGTATTACCAGCGGTAATGAGCGAACGCTTTGTTCGCTTCTGCCATACGGTGAACGTCTTCACGTTTCTTAACAGCAGAACCTTTGTTTTCAGCCGCATCCAGCATTTCAGCAGCTAGACGAGCAGCCATAGATTTTTCACCACGCTTACGCGCAGCTTCAACCAACCAACGCATTGCCAGAGCATTACGACGTACTGGACGTACTTCAACTGGCACTTGGTAAGTTGAACCACCAACACGGCGAGATTTAACTTCTACCGCTGGGCGAACGTTTTCAAGAGCTTCTTCAAATACAGCTAAGTGATCTTTACCAGATTTCTCAGCCATGGTGTCTAGTGCAGTGTAAACGATTTTCTCTGCAGTAGATTTTTTACCGTCAACCATAAGGATGTTAACGAATTTTGCCAGCAGTTCAGATTTGAACTTTGGATCTGGAAGGATCTTACGCTGACCAATGACGCGACGACGTGGCATGGAATATTCTCCGTTGTCTTCTTCAGGTTATCCAAAACTTTTCAGTTTTTTCAAAATTAAAATTTAATTTTAGTGTTTGGCCTTACTTAACGCTTCTCTCATAAGAAGAAGGGCATTAAGACTTAGGACGCTTCACACCGTACTTAGAACGAGCTTGTTTACGGTCATTCACGCCTGCACAGTCAAGTGCACCACGAACTGTGTGGTAGCGAACACCTGGGAGGTCTTTAACACGACCACCACGGATCAGAACAACACTGTGCTCTTGTAGGTTGTGACCTTCACCACCGATGTATGAAGTAACTTCAAAACCGTTAGTTAGGCGTACACGACATACTTTACGAAGTGCTGAGTTAGGTTTTTTAGGTGTAGTAGTGTAAACACGAGTACATACACCACGTTTTTGTGGGCACGCAGCTAGTGCTGGCACGTTGCTTTTAACAACTTGCTTAGCACGTGGCTTACGAACCAACTGGTTAATAGTTGCCATTAACTAGCTCCTGATTTACTTAAAGTAAGCTTGTGAAAAATCTATCCCTTCCATGCAAACAGTTTGCACAAATAGGGACGCAAAATTCTATGCAGCAGTGGGATGTGTGTCAAGAAATATACAGATCTTTTTTACTGATCCTGTGTGAGCGTTGTTCTGCTCAGGATAATTAGAAAAAGACAACCTACCAGGTTATTGATTTATCATGAGTTACTGTCAAATCAACAAAGTCACTCATGGTGACAACCGAAATACGCGGATCGCACTTTTCTAGCCAACCACGCGCGTGCAGATCCTCATAAAGCACCAACCATAGGTTCTGATCTTTAATACTCGCTTGATATGGTGAATGTACTGCCGCCGCGTAGACAGCATTCTCCGTCAATAGAACAACATCACCATCGAGTAAATAAGCACTAAGCAAAGGGAGTTTTTCTAAGTGCTTAACAATATGTAGCATAGGGGCTCCTTAGAAAGTCAGTAACTGATCGTAGTGGTGCAGTAACTGCGCCAGAGCTTGGGCATCAACCACTTCCACCTCAATCAGTAAATCTTGTTCACTCAGCCCCCAGCTAGCCAAGCTCTGTTGGCAGACATAACGCGCTTCAATGTCGTAGAGATCCAAAAGCTTGAATGCCGAAATATAGTCACGGCTTAAAATCGATTCGGGGTGCTGATGATTGACCAACTGCAACACACCTTCGCCAACAAAAAATAGGGCTTGTTCTTCACTGTAGGCCGACGTCGCAAGAATGGCATCTAAGCCTTCTCGCCCTGCCGCGCTACCATGAGGTGGCGTATGAAATACCCATGCGACTTTATTCAAAACTGCACCACCCTGTCTTGTTCCAGTAATGCTTGTGCCAAACTGCCCAGTCCCGCTTGAGTGAAATGAGCCGCAAGGTTATGGCTCGCTAAGCTGTGTTGCGACGCTTCTTGCTCACTCACAACACCACGGCGCAGCGCTGCTGCAACACAAGTTTCAAGCTGTACTTGATGGGATTGAGCAAGAGATTGCCAACCTTGTAGCAGGTTAAACTCATCATTGGCTGGTACATGCGTTGCCGAGCCATTAAGCACACCGTCTTGATAAAAAAACACGCTTTTTAAAATATGTCCTTTCTCAATCAGCGCTTTGGCAAATAGATAGGCGTTGCGGGCCGATTGCGTACCGTATTGTGGCCCGTTCACGACTAAGGTGTAAGTGAGTGGTTTCACTTCTCATCATCCTCAGTTTTACGCTGACGAATATAGAGATACACAGTATGTTTAGAGATATTCAACCGATCGGCGACTCGGTTGATCGCATCTTTAATATCGAAAATCCCCTTATCGAACAGCGCCATCACGATTTGACGATTTTTGGTATTGTTCGAGACTGACTTATCACCGTTGATTTCTTCGATGGTACGTTCAACCGTTTGATCCACCAGCTCTTCCACATCACTGGCAAAGTTAACCGAAGAGGCCGCCTCTTGCGCTTCTTGAGTTGGCATAAACGATTTCAGTACTTGTGAGAAAGGCGCATCGAGGTTGACGTTGATACAGAGTAGACCAATCACTCGATTCTCACCGTTACGGATCGCTACCGTGATCGATTTCATCAATACGCCACCTTTGGCGCGCGTGAAATAAGAGCGGGAGAAGTTACGCTCAGATCCTTCTATATCACGCAGCATTTTCAGGGCCATATCGGTAATTGGCGATCCCACTTGACGACCTGTGTTTTCACCATTGGCAATCTTGATCGCCGATGTGTTGAGATCTTCAAGCGAGTGCAGAACGATTTCACAAAATGGGCCAATCAGGCTCGCGATGCCATCAACTACCGCCTCGTAAGAGCGCAGAATCACTTTATCGTGCTCCGTAAACGGCTTTACGTGCACCGATTCCATCTCAAGCAGTAAATCGACATTCATGGTTTCTGTCATTGTCACTGTGCTTAAACCTTAGAATGAAAAATCAACAAATTGCTGTAAGTTTATCAGAAAATTTTAAACCACGATTCTGCAATATCACCAACAAGTGATTTAGGACAAGTTCTTATTAGAATCCGCGCATACAAAAAGGCCTGCACAACGTCAGGCCTTCTTCCATTCCTCTGCTCGTTTCAATATCGAGCACGGGATTATTGATTACTGAGCAGCGTCTTTGCCGTTTTCAATTTTCAACAATTCCACTTCAAACACTAAGGTTGAATTCGCAGGAATGGTTGGCGTATCTTGCTCGCCGTAAGCCAGTTCAGGCGGAATAACCAGTTTAAACTTAGAACCGACTGACATCAGTTGTACACCCTCGGTCCAGCCTGGGATCACACGGTTTAGAGGGAAAGTCGCAGGCTCGCCACGCTCATAAGAGCTGTCGAATTGCGAACCGTCAATCAAGGTACCTTTGTAGTGAACTTGCACAGTATCGGTATCTTTTGGCTTATCACCTTCTGCTGGTGTCATCACTTGATACAGCAGACCCGATTGTGTTTTCACAACACCAGACTCTTTCTCGAATTGGGCGCGGAACTCATCACCTTTCTTCTTGTTCTCTGCTGCTTTTTCAGCGGCTTTGGCTTGCATGGTTTCAGCCACACGCTTATCTAACGCTTCAAGCGCAGCACGTGTCTCTTCTTCGCTCATTTCTGGGTTGCCAGCAAACACATGTTCAATACCTTTCAGTACCAGATCTTTGTTCAGATCGATGCCAATTTCACTTGGCTTCTCAATACTGGTTTTAAGATAGTTTGCAAACGATACGCCAATTGCGTACGCCGCTTTATCATCTTCAGACTTGAACTCAACCGTTTTCGCTGCTGCGGTTTGTGCGGCAGGAGTGGTTTCGGTTTTTGGTACTTCTTCTTTCTGACAACCAACCGCGAGCATTACCGTCGCAGCCAGCAGTGACACTTTAAAAAGTGATTTCATCGGGTTCTCCAATTATGAGGTAATCCTTTTGGCGTTGTGCACAAAAACCAGCAACCAACTGGTGCACAACAAAGAGTTGTACCAATATAGCGATATGTTTCATGATTGTCTTTACACAACAAACGGATAATTCGACTTGATGCGAAGAATTTATCACTCACTCTGCGCTTTGCTTGTCATCTTAATGTTAAGTGGCTGTTTTTTTACCAACCAAGCAGAGCAGCAATGGGACTTAGCCCCTGAAGGTTCAACCGCCTTTGGCTTAAGTCGTGACGGCCGATTTGCTCTTATCTATTCCAAGCAGCAGCAGTTAGTACTATGGGATCTGTTGCAAGATAAGAAACTTGCCGATCTTGGCGCGCAAGATCCACAAGCTAACCCTGTTTCCGTGATCCGTATCGCTGATAGCGAACGTTTCGCGGTCACCGCAAGCCAGAATAACTTTGCCGTTTGGGATCTCGCTTGGACCCAAGGCAAAGGACTTTGGTCGATTACCGACGGACTGATCCGCGATGTTGATCTCTCCAGTGATGGCGAACAGGTACTGCTCGGATTGACCAATGGCAAAGCGATTTACGTTGACTTAGTCAGTGGGCGGCGCATGGAGTTCCTTGCTCACCGTGAAAAAGTCAATTCTGTCGCGCTCTCTGCCAATGGACGCTATGCGCTCACCGGAGGCAATGACTATCACGCTTATTTATGGGATACCAAGACAGGGCAAATCGTTCGCCAATTTGAACATGAGCAGCGAGTCAATCGGGTCACTTTACAACGAGACGGTAAACTGGCGTTTACTTCAGATGGTGGCAATCAAGCGCTCATTTGGGATCTCACCGCAGACAGCAAGCCCATCCAGTTACAGAGTTTTCGACGCCAACTGATTTTTTCCACCGCTCGCTTTTCTGATGATGGAAAAAAGCTGATCACGGGAACCCCCTCTGGATTAGTCGAAGTATGGAATACGCAAGATGGTAAGAAAATCGCCAGCTTCGAATCTGAAAACAAAAAAGATCACGGTCCTACCCAAGCTGTCGTGTATGATGCGGCTTTTGATGCCCAACAGCGCGCCGTAGCGGGCAGCTCTGCGGGTATCGCTCAAGCTTGGCGAATGGAGAACTGAAAATGCAAGAGATGTCGCTAACCCAACTTCAAGAGCGCATTGAAGATTTAGAGTGCAAATTAGCTTTTCAAGAGCAAACCATCGAAACTCTTAATGACGCCTTAACCCAGCAGCAACTGCTGCTAAGTAAGATGCAAGATCAGATGAAATACGTGGTCGGTAAAGTCAAAAATATGGACACTTCCACTCTGGCGGATCCTGCGCACGAAACGCCGCCTCCACACTACTGATGGAATCATTTTCCACTGGGCAGCCTACGTAATTCGCGATTTTAACGAGCGAAAACGTAGGCTATCACCACGCCAGCCACCACCAAACAACCGCCGATGCGACGCAACTGATTATCCGGTTGTAAGCTCAATTGTGCCACCATCTGACGCCATCCTCTCGGCGCGAATAATGGTCCTAGCCCTTCAACGATCAACACTAAACCTAATGCAACCCAAAGTGTCTGCGACATATTGACTCCAAATAACAAAGGCCCCTTACGGAGCCTTTAATAACGTTAACTAATGCTTACTTGGCGGCTGCGCCTTTCGCATTATTCATGTATTGGAAGAACTCGCTGTTTGGATCCAATACCAGAATATCATTTTTGCTGTTAAACGATTTCTCGTACGCACGCAGTGAGCGCAGGAAGCTGAAGAACTCAGGATCTTTCTTATAAGCATCCGAGTAAATCTTCGCGGCTTCTGCATCTGCAGTACCACGAGTCACACGCGCCGTCTTATCCGCTTCAGCAAGAATGGTTGCTACTTCAAGCTCGGCTTGCGCACGGATCACTTCCGCTTTTTCACGACCTTGTGAACGGTGCTTACGAGCAACAGATTCACGTTCTGCACGCATACGGCGATAGATAGATTCACTGATCTCATCCGGTAGGTTGATCTTCTTCATACGGAAGTCGACTACGTATACCCCTAAGTCTTTCATCGCACTTTCACGAGTATCGTTCAGTACTTCAGACATAATTTGATCACGCTGACCATCGATTTCCAACGCTTCTTTCGCTGCTTCCGTCGTCAATTCAGAAGAATCTGCATTTTCAGGTAATACGGCAACATTGCGAGGACCAGAAACGATCTGCTTGATTTCACGCGCACCGATTTCAGAACGCAAGACGTCAGTCACTTTACGCTCCAATAGGGCTTCTGCGGTCAACGCATTACCACCACCGGTTGCCAAGTAGTATTGGCCGAAATCTTCGATACGCCACTTAACATAAGTATCGATGATCACGTCTTTTTTCTCGGACGTCACGAAACGGTCTGAACGGCCATCCATGGTTTGAATACGTGCATCTAGGGTTTTTACACGATCAAACAGTGGCATTTTAAAATGCAGGCCCGGCTCATAAATCTTCGCCAGATCGTTATTATCTTTCAACACTCGACCAAAACGGATCACGATTCCACGCTCACCCTCTGGGATCACAAACATCGACATCAATAATGCGGCGATGATCAGTACGATACTAGGGATTAATAACTTACGCATTCTTAGTATCTCCCTTGACGTGTGGTGCTACGCGACTGAGTGTCGGTATTCGTTTCTGTCGTTTGTTGTGACTCAAGCTCAATCTGATCATACGATGATGACGATTTGCTCGGACGTGGTTCCGCTTTTTTCGCATCCTGTCCCGCAAGCTTATCAATCGGCAGGTAGAGCAGATTACCACTCGATTCAGAATCAATCAGCACTTTCGAGGTATTGCTGTAGACCTCTTCCATCGCATCCAAGTAGAGACGATCACGTGTCACTTTCGGCGCAGCTTGATATTCAGGTAACAGCTTTTCAAACTGAGCAACCTGACCGAGCGCTTCATTGATTGTACGCTCATTATAACCTTGTGCTTCTTTCTTCAGACGCTCAGCGCGACCTGTTGCTTTAGGCAAAATTTCGTTCTTGTAAGCTTCGGCTTCACGGATGAAACGCTCTTCATCCTCACGCGCCGCAATTGCATCGTCAAAGGCATCTTTTACTTGCTCAGGTGGACGAGCCGACTGGAAGTTCACATCAACAATCATCAAGCCCATATCATAGCTATCGATGATTTGATTGAGTGTCTGCTGCGTGCTTTGACGAATTTGCTGACGACCACTGGTTAGGATGCTATCCATCAGTGAGTCACCGACTACCGCACGAAGCGCAGAGTCCGTTGCTTGACGCAAGCTGTCATCCGCATTGGTCACGCGATACAAGTATTTGTATGGATCAGCAATGCGATATTGCACATCCATCGATACAGTAACCACGTTTTCATCTTTGGTCAGCATCAAGCCTGAGGCGCGCAGAGAGCGAATCGCTTGCACGTTGACTGGTGTCACTTCATCAATAAAGCGTGGACGCCAGTTCAGACCCGGATCAACAATGCGGTCGTATTTGCCAAGGCGTAGCACAACACCGCGCTCAGCTTCACCGATGGTATAAAAACCAGTAAAGAACCAAACCGCAACAGCGATAGCTGCAATGACACCAAAGCCAATCGCACCGCCACCGGAAAACGAAGGGCCTTTACCACCTTTGCCACCAAACTTGCCCCCCAGCTTTTGACTCAGTTTATTAAACACTTCGTCTAAATCTGGCGGACCTTGATCTCGGCCACCTTTGTTACCGCGATTGTTGTTCCCCCATGGGTCATTATCGCGGCCATTGTTGCCGTTATTATTACCAGGCTCATTCCACGCCATTAGAAAACTCCATCATTTGATATGACGTTATACTCTAGCAGTCCTTTAAGTAACTATAAAGTCACATAAATCTGCTTGCTCTCGTTTTTCTAGTCTAGCCCAATCGACCTGTTGCATCCGCACAGTGATCAGTAAATTGCCTTCCGGATCATATTCTTCCTGTTGAATACAGTTCATTTGGAAAAATGTGCTACGGATACGTCCTTGATGTCGCGGCGGAATACGTAAGTGGTGCTCCACCACTTGGCTAGCCAAACGCTCACTCAATGCCTCAAAGAGTAGCTCAATACCCGCACCCTGCATGGCAGAGATCCACACTACTCTCGGAACGCCTTCATCATCCCGTTCTATACGTGGAGATTGCTCTTCGAGATTATCTATCTTATTCATCACCAACAAAGTGGGGACTTCATGAGCATCAATCTCTTGCAAAACAGTCTCTACCGCTTGGATATTCTCAC containing:
- a CDS encoding (2Fe-2S)-binding protein encodes the protein MYVCLCHGVSDKKIRRLVAEQGITDIKGIKRCTALGSQCGKCVRQAKEIIEESLIAQFKLAS
- the tuf gene encoding elongation factor Tu, whose protein sequence is MSKEKFERTKPHVNVGTIGHVDHGKTTLTAAICTVLAKVYGGKARDFASIDNAPEERERGITINTSHVEYDTPNRHYAHVDCPGHADYVKNMITGAAQMDGGILVVAATDGPMPQTREHILLGRQVGIPYIIVFMNKCDMVDDEELLELVEMEVRELLSEYDFPGDDLPVIQGSALGALNGEAQWEAKIVELAEALDSYIPEPERAVDMAFLMPIEDVFSIQGRGTVVTGRIERGILKVGDEVAIVGIKDTVKTTCTGVEMFRKLLDEGRAGENVGALLRGTKREEVERGQVLAKPGSITPHTKFESEVYVLSKDEGGRHTPFFKGYRPQFYFRTTDVTGSIELPEGVEMVMPGDNIKMVVDLIAPIAMDEGLRFAIREGGRTVGAGVVAKIIA
- the fusA gene encoding elongation factor G, translating into MARKTPIERYRNIGICAHVDAGKTTTTERILFYTGLSHKIGEVHDGAATMDWMVQEQERGITITSAATTTFWRGMEAQFQEHRINIIDTPGHVDFTIEVERSLRVLDGAVVVFCGTSGVEPQSETVWRQADKYGVPRMVFVNKMDRAGADFLRVVGQIKHRLGANPVPIQLNIGAEEEFKGVIDLIKMKAINWNEADQGMSFTYEEIPADMLELAQEWRNHLVEAAAEASEELMEKYLEDGELSEVEIKQALRQRTINNEIVLAACGSAFKNKGVQAVLDAVIEFLPSPTDVPAIKGIDDRENSVERHADDNEPFSSLAFKIATDPFVGSLTFIRVYSGVVNSGDAVYNSVKQKKERFGRIVQMHANKRDEIKEIRAGDIAAAIGLKDVTTGDTLCDPNHVVILERMEFPEPVIQIAVEPRSKADQEKMGIALGKLAAEDPSFRVETDAETGQTLISGMGELHLDIIVDRMKREFGVDCNVGKPQVAYRETIRGKSEVEGKFVRQSGGRGQYGHVWLKIEPAEPGQGFVFVDAIAGGVIPKEFINPVAKGIEEQMNNGVLAGYPVLDVKATLFDGSFHDVDSSEMAFKIAGSMAFKKGALEAQPVLLEPLMKVEITTPEDWMGDVVGDLNRRRGIIEGMDEGPAGLKIIHAKVPLSEMFGYATDLRSATQGRASYSMEFAEYADVPKNIADAIIAERG
- the rpsG gene encoding 30S ribosomal protein S7, which codes for MPRRRVIGQRKILPDPKFKSELLAKFVNILMVDGKKSTAEKIVYTALDTMAEKSGKDHLAVFEEALENVRPAVEVKSRRVGGSTYQVPVEVRPVRRNALAMRWLVEAARKRGEKSMAARLAAEMLDAAENKGSAVKKREDVHRMAEANKAFAHYRW
- the rpsL gene encoding 30S ribosomal protein S12, which gives rise to MATINQLVRKPRAKQVVKSNVPALAACPQKRGVCTRVYTTTPKKPNSALRKVCRVRLTNGFEVTSYIGGEGHNLQEHSVVLIRGGRVKDLPGVRYHTVRGALDCAGVNDRKQARSKYGVKRPKS
- the tusB gene encoding sulfurtransferase complex subunit TusB, translated to MLHIVKHLEKLPLLSAYLLDGDVVLLTENAVYAAAVHSPYQASIKDQNLWLVLYEDLHARGWLEKCDPRISVVTMSDFVDLTVTHDKSITW
- the tusC gene encoding sulfurtransferase complex subunit TusC; the encoded protein is MNKVAWVFHTPPHGSAAGREGLDAILATSAYSEEQALFFVGEGVLQLVNHQHPESILSRDYISAFKLLDLYDIEARYVCQQSLASWGLSEQDLLIEVEVVDAQALAQLLHHYDQLLTF
- the tusD gene encoding sulfurtransferase complex subunit TusD, with the protein product MKPLTYTLVVNGPQYGTQSARNAYLFAKALIEKGHILKSVFFYQDGVLNGSATHVPANDEFNLLQGWQSLAQSHQVQLETCVAAALRRGVVSEQEASQHSLASHNLAAHFTQAGLGSLAQALLEQDRVVQF
- a CDS encoding helix-turn-helix transcriptional regulator, whose amino-acid sequence is MTETMNVDLLLEMESVHVKPFTEHDKVILRSYEAVVDGIASLIGPFCEIVLHSLEDLNTSAIKIANGENTGRQVGSPITDMALKMLRDIEGSERNFSRSYFTRAKGGVLMKSITVAIRNGENRVIGLLCINVNLDAPFSQVLKSFMPTQEAQEAASSVNFASDVEELVDQTVERTIEEINGDKSVSNNTKNRQIVMALFDKGIFDIKDAINRVADRLNISKHTVYLYIRQRKTEDDEK
- the fkpA gene encoding FKBP-type peptidyl-prolyl cis-trans isomerase, whose amino-acid sequence is MKSLFKVSLLAATVMLAVGCQKEEVPKTETTPAAQTAAAKTVEFKSEDDKAAYAIGVSFANYLKTSIEKPSEIGIDLNKDLVLKGIEHVFAGNPEMSEEETRAALEALDKRVAETMQAKAAEKAAENKKKGDEFRAQFEKESGVVKTQSGLLYQVMTPAEGDKPKDTDTVQVHYKGTLIDGSQFDSSYERGEPATFPLNRVIPGWTEGVQLMSVGSKFKLVIPPELAYGEQDTPTIPANSTLVFEVELLKIENGKDAAQ
- a CDS encoding WD40 repeat domain-containing protein; translated protein: MLSGCFFTNQAEQQWDLAPEGSTAFGLSRDGRFALIYSKQQQLVLWDLLQDKKLADLGAQDPQANPVSVIRIADSERFAVTASQNNFAVWDLAWTQGKGLWSITDGLIRDVDLSSDGEQVLLGLTNGKAIYVDLVSGRRMEFLAHREKVNSVALSANGRYALTGGNDYHAYLWDTKTGQIVRQFEHEQRVNRVTLQRDGKLAFTSDGGNQALIWDLTADSKPIQLQSFRRQLIFSTARFSDDGKKLITGTPSGLVEVWNTQDGKKIASFESENKKDHGPTQAVVYDAAFDAQQRAVAGSSAGIAQAWRMEN
- a CDS encoding SlyX family protein, translated to MSLTQLQERIEDLECKLAFQEQTIETLNDALTQQQLLLSKMQDQMKYVVGKVKNMDTSTLADPAHETPPPHY
- a CDS encoding DUF2065 domain-containing protein — its product is MSQTLWVALGLVLIVEGLGPLFAPRGWRQMVAQLSLQPDNQLRRIGGCLVVAGVVIAYVFAR